The Manis javanica isolate MJ-LG chromosome 2, MJ_LKY, whole genome shotgun sequence genome contains a region encoding:
- the PRUNE2 gene encoding protein prune homolog 2 isoform X10 has translation MDIPFEEGMLSPSAADMRPEPPNSLDLNGSHPRRIKLTAPNINLSLDQSEGSVLSDDNLDSPDEIDINVDELDTPDEADSFEYTGHEDPTANKDSGQESESIPEYTAEEEREDNRLWRTVVIGEQEQRIDMKVIEPYRRVISHGGYYGDGLNAIIVFAACFLPDSSRADYHYVMENLFLYVISTLELMVAEDYMIVYLNGATPRRKMPGLGWMKKCYQMIDRRLRKNLKSFIIVHPSWFIRTILAVTRPFISSKFSSKIKYVSSLSELSGLIPMECIHIPESIIKYDEERSYKRSVRLDEELREASEAAKTSCLYNDPEMSSMEKDIDQKLKEKP, from the exons ATGGACATCCCCTTTGAGGAGGGCATGCTGAGTCCCAGTGCTGCAGACATGAGGCCGG aaCCTCCTAATTCTCTGGATCTTAATGGCAGTCATCCTCGGAGAATCAAGCTCACAGCTCCAAATATCAATCTTTCTCTGGACCAAAGTGAAGGATCTGTTCTCTCTGACGATAACCTGGACAGTCCAGATGAAATTGATATCAATGTGGATGAACTGGATACCCCTGATGAAGCAGATTCTTTTGAATACACTGGGCATG AGGACCCCACAGCCAACAAAGATTCTGGCCAAGAGTCAGAGTCGATTCCAGAATATACGGCGGAAGAGGAGCGGGAGGACAACCGGTTGTGGAGAACGGTGGTGATCGGAGAACAAGAGCAGCGGATTGACATGAAGGTCATCGAGCCCTACAGGAGAGTCATTTCTCATGGAG GGTACTATGGGGACGGCCTAAATGCCATCATTGTGTTTGCCGCCTGTTTTCTGCCAGACAGCAGTCGGGCGGATTACCACTATGTCATGGAAAATCTTTTCCT ATATGTAATAAGTACTTTAGAGCTGATGGTAGCTGAAGACTATATGATTGTGTACTTGAATGGCGCAACCCCAAGACGGAAGATGCCGGGGCTTGGCTGGATGAAGAAATGCTATCAGATGATTGATAGACG gtTACGGAAGAATTTGAAATCATTCATCATTGTCCATCCATCCTGGTTCATCAGAACAATCCTTGCAGTGACACGACCTTTTATAAG TTCAAAATTCAGCAGTAAGATTAAATATGTCAGTAGTTTATCAGAGCTCAGTGGGCTGATCCCAATGGAGTGCATCCATATTCCAGAGAGCATCATCAA GTACGATGAAGAGAGATCTTATAAGAGAAGTGTGAG ACTGGATGAAGAACTGAGGGAGGCATCAGAAGCAGCTAA AACTAGCTGCCTTTACAATGATCCCGAAATGTCTTCTATGGAGAAGGA TATTGACCAGAAGCTGAAAGAAAAGCCCTAG